In a genomic window of Magnolia sinica isolate HGM2019 chromosome 16, MsV1, whole genome shotgun sequence:
- the LOC131228514 gene encoding glycine-rich domain-containing protein 2-like isoform X3, with amino-acid sequence MDEAQELEWLEAQKIVVSIDLKAAAKKQLQFLAAVDRNRCLYDGPILNRAIYRYKNCWLPLLVKHAESEVPLVVPLDCEWIWHCHRLNPVQYKTDCEKFYGRILDNCNVVSVVEGTSKQKTAEIWSSLYPEEPYELAFNITFSEGGAEKFSESVENIKYDLVSAVRRQRVFFYQVSRPSMHDDCFLEGAVARYKGFLHLIKRNAERSVKHFCVPTYDIDLIWHSHQLQPVSYCKDLVEALGKVLEHDDTDSDRTKGKKLDTGFSGTTKQWEETFGRRYWRAGAMYRGSAPSPVTVGPWPMNGVGKNVIPCNEYQKYLQLPQKKVVEVLLEIVGIKNIPAGHKGNLSVFFSKSQPDSFFKTRRVLNISAESGQKQVAAFQCEPTEKLVFALKSRSPSHLPISRAPKTMGTTSISLQDLLEPISKLSVDKWFELAPSSGHVDSKPISLHIAASFTVPAIAPLVFHMVRTSSFSVNNCFFPLPGRVQPLRGWTCVVDDAGNELMSIQMRNSEKTGARNNHTSKREVVGVIGWPGETYVLAESVGTGWALFDSSLHLEKKSSQDGHIFELRGYQMVKLFRGRKLDYEPRCCHQEKPEQDFMTAVRFSTGDPYGKAVALFNLKSGLIKVNEEWFAMPSIVLSFILSDILRKEGYNGFVAAGEASFKEIAGLDEEANGSNIGGKDLHDSDSATEVAVAEKGSGCGVGCGSGCGNDIKSSGCDRHVSGNGNDIKSSGCGGCGVVSRDDIKTADPVVIGGGNGGCSDCGVDNTSSDSMVRSGGCGGCGAGYGNDIKSAGGIVINAGCSDCGVDITSSDSAVRSGECGSGCGQCGVDIMSSDSVVRSGEHGSGCGQCGVQSGGCGGCGGGGGCGGGGGCSGGCGGGGGCRNGLAMSKNANSGTLSIEP; translated from the exons ATGGACGAGGCGCAAGAATTAGAATGGCTTGAAGCCCAGAAGATTGTTGTTAGCATCGACCTGAAAGCTGCAGCAAAAAAGCAGCTACAGTTTCTTGCAGCTGTTGATCGGAACCGCTGTCTCTATGACGGCCCTATACTAAACAGGGCAATTTATAG GTACAAGAATTGTTGGCTTCCTTTGCTTGTAAAACATGCTGAATCAGAAGTCCCTCTGGTTGTGCCCCTTGATTGTGAATGGATATGGCACTGTCACAGGCTTAATCCG GTACAATACAAAACAGACTGTGAGAAGTTTTATGGGAGGATCCTTGACAACTGCAATGTTGTATCAGTTGTTGAAGGGACTTCCAAGCAGAAAACGGCAGAAATTTGGAGCAGTCTATATCCAGAAGAGCCATATGAGCTTGCCTTCAACATTACTTTCTCAGAAGGTGGTGCTGAAAAGTTTTCTGAATCTGTAGAAAACATCAAATATGACCTGGTTTCAGCAGTTAGAAGGCAGAGAGTCTTCTTTTATCAG GTATCAAGACCCAGCATGCATGATGATTGTTTTCTTGAAGGAGCTGTGGCCAGATATAAAGGGTTTCTACATCTAATCAAGAGAAATGCAGAGAGATCCGTGAAACACTTTTGTGTGCCAACTTATGATATTGATCTTATTTGGCATTCTCACCAATTGCAGCCCGTCTCCTACTGCAAGGACCTGGTAGAAGCACTCGGGAAGGTATTAGAACATGATGATACAGACTCTGACAGAACCAAAGGAAAGAAGCTTGATACTGGATTTTCTGGaactaccaagcaatgggaagaGACATTTGGGCGGAGATACTGGAGGGCAGGGGCAATGTACAGAGGCAGTGCTCCATCTCCTGTCACTGTTGGTCCTTGGCCAATGAATGGTGTGGGCAAGAATGTCATTCCATGCAACGAATATCAGAAATACCTTCAACTTCCCCAGAAGAAGGTTGTGGAG GTACTTTTGGAGATTGTGGGTATAAAAAATATACCAGCAGGGCATAAGGGCAATCTATCTGTCTTTTTTAGTAAGAGCCAGCCAGATTCATTCTTCAAAACAAGGAGGGTATTGAATATTTCAGCTGAGTCTGGGCAGAAACAGGTCGCTGCCTTTCAGTGTGAACCGACTGAGAAGCTGGTGTTTGCACTCAAGTCCCGTTCTCCATCCCACCTGCCCATATCAAGGGCGCCCAAAACCATGGGAACAACTTCAATCTCTCTGCAAGACTTGCTGGAACCCATCTCTAAGCTGTCAGTGGATAAATGGTTTGAGTTGGCACCCAGTTCGGGCCATGTGGACTCTAAGCCAATCTCTCTACATATTGCTGCCTCGTTCACTGTCCCAGCCATTGCCCCCCTTGTGTTTCACATGGTCCGGACAAGTTCTTTCTCAGTGAACAACTGTTTCTTCCCCCTTCCTGGAAGGGTTCAACCGCTTAGAGGCTGGACGTGTGTTGTGGATGACGCAGGCAATGAGCTCATGAGCATCCAGATGAG GAATTCAGAGAAAACAGGGGCTAGAAACAACCATACTTCGAAGAGAGAGGTTGTTGGTGTAATAGGATGGCCTGGGGAAACATACGTGCTAGCTGAGTCTGTAGGAACAGGGTGGGCTTTGTTTGATTCTTCCCTTCATCTTGAGAAGAAGTCCAGCCAAGATGGCCATATTTTTGAGCTCAGGGGTTACCAAATG GTTAAGCTTTTCCGCGGTAGAAAGCTGGACTATGAACCCAGATGCTGTCACCAGGAGAAACCCGAACAGGACTTCATGACTGCAGTCAGATTCTCAACAGGAGATCCATATGGCAAGGCTGTTGCATTGTTTAACTTGAAATCTGGCCTAATCAAG GTCAATGAAGAATGGTTTGCAATGCCCAGTATCGTGTTGTCATTCATACTCTCGGACATTCTGAGGAAGGAAGGATACAATGGTTTTGTCGCTGCTGGAGAAGCAAGTTTCAAGGAGATAGCCGGTCTAGATGAGGAAGCCAACGGCAGCAATATTGGAGGCAAAGACTTGCATGATTCTGACTCTGCCACAGAAGTGGCAGTGGCTGAAAAAGGCAGTGGTTGTGGAGTAGGCTGTGGAAGCGGTTGCGGAAACGATATAAAGAGCAGCGGGTGTGACAGGCATGTTAGTGGGAATGGAAATGATATTAAGAGCAGTGGATGCGGTGGGTGTGGTGTTGTGTCCAGAGATGATATTAAGACGGCTGACCCTGTAGTAATTGGTGGTGGGAATGGAGGGTGCAGTGACTGTGGAGTTGATAATACAAGCAGCGACTCTATGGTTAGGAGTGGGGGATGCGGTGGGTGCGGTGCTGGGTACGGAAATGATATTAAGAGTGCCGGAGGTATAGTAATTAATGCTG GGTGCAGTGACTGTGGAGTTGATATTACAAGCAGTGACTCTGCGGTAAGGAGTGGTGAGTGTGGCTCTGGGTGCGGTCAATGTGGAGTTGATATTATGAGCAGCGACTCTGTGGTAAGGAGTGGTGAGCATGGCTCTGGGTGCGGTCAATGTGGAGTACAGAGTGGAGGATGCGGTGGGTGTGGTGGAGGTGGTGGGTGTGGCGGAGGTGGTGGGTGTAGCGGCGGGTGTGGTGGAGGTGGCGGTTGCCGCAATGGCCTAGCAATGAGTAAGAATGCCAATTCTGGGACCTTAAGCATCGAACCATAA
- the LOC131228514 gene encoding glycine-rich domain-containing protein 2-like isoform X1: protein MDEAQELEWLEAQKIVVSIDLKAAAKKQLQFLAAVDRNRCLYDGPILNRAIYRYKNCWLPLLVKHAESEVPLVVPLDCEWIWHCHRLNPVQYKTDCEKFYGRILDNCNVVSVVEGTSKQKTAEIWSSLYPEEPYELAFNITFSEGGAEKFSESVENIKYDLVSAVRRQRVFFYQVSRPSMHDDCFLEGAVARYKGFLHLIKRNAERSVKHFCVPTYDIDLIWHSHQLQPVSYCKDLVEALGKVLEHDDTDSDRTKGKKLDTGFSGTTKQWEETFGRRYWRAGAMYRGSAPSPVTVGPWPMNGVGKNVIPCNEYQKYLQLPQKKVVEVLLEIVGIKNIPAGHKGNLSVFFSKSQPDSFFKTRRVLNISAESGQKQVAAFQCEPTEKLVFALKSRSPSHLPISRAPKTMGTTSISLQDLLEPISKLSVDKWFELAPSSGHVDSKPISLHIAASFTVPAIAPLVFHMVRTSSFSVNNCFFPLPGRVQPLRGWTCVVDDAGNELMSIQMRNSEKTGARNNHTSKREVVGVIGWPGETYVLAESVGTGWALFDSSLHLEKKSSQDGHIFELRGYQMVKLFRGRKLDYEPRCCHQEKPEQDFMTAVRFSTGDPYGKAVALFNLKSGLIKVNEEWFAMPSIVLSFILSDILRKEGYNGFVAAGEASFKEIAGLDEEANGSNIGGKDLHDSDSATEVAVAEKGSGCGVGCGSGCGNDIKSSGCDRHVSGNGNDIKSSGCGGCGVVSRDDIKTADPVVIGGGNGGCSDCGVDNTSSDSMVRSGGCGGCGAGYGNDIKSAGGIVINAGSGNGIKSSGCGGCGVVSGDYIKMAKSEVASGGCGGCSDCGVDITSSDSAVRSGECGSGCGQCGVDIMSSDSVVRSGEHGSGCGQCGVQSGGCGGCGGGGGCGGGGGCSGGCGGGGGCRNGLAMSKNANSGTLSIEP, encoded by the exons ATGGACGAGGCGCAAGAATTAGAATGGCTTGAAGCCCAGAAGATTGTTGTTAGCATCGACCTGAAAGCTGCAGCAAAAAAGCAGCTACAGTTTCTTGCAGCTGTTGATCGGAACCGCTGTCTCTATGACGGCCCTATACTAAACAGGGCAATTTATAG GTACAAGAATTGTTGGCTTCCTTTGCTTGTAAAACATGCTGAATCAGAAGTCCCTCTGGTTGTGCCCCTTGATTGTGAATGGATATGGCACTGTCACAGGCTTAATCCG GTACAATACAAAACAGACTGTGAGAAGTTTTATGGGAGGATCCTTGACAACTGCAATGTTGTATCAGTTGTTGAAGGGACTTCCAAGCAGAAAACGGCAGAAATTTGGAGCAGTCTATATCCAGAAGAGCCATATGAGCTTGCCTTCAACATTACTTTCTCAGAAGGTGGTGCTGAAAAGTTTTCTGAATCTGTAGAAAACATCAAATATGACCTGGTTTCAGCAGTTAGAAGGCAGAGAGTCTTCTTTTATCAG GTATCAAGACCCAGCATGCATGATGATTGTTTTCTTGAAGGAGCTGTGGCCAGATATAAAGGGTTTCTACATCTAATCAAGAGAAATGCAGAGAGATCCGTGAAACACTTTTGTGTGCCAACTTATGATATTGATCTTATTTGGCATTCTCACCAATTGCAGCCCGTCTCCTACTGCAAGGACCTGGTAGAAGCACTCGGGAAGGTATTAGAACATGATGATACAGACTCTGACAGAACCAAAGGAAAGAAGCTTGATACTGGATTTTCTGGaactaccaagcaatgggaagaGACATTTGGGCGGAGATACTGGAGGGCAGGGGCAATGTACAGAGGCAGTGCTCCATCTCCTGTCACTGTTGGTCCTTGGCCAATGAATGGTGTGGGCAAGAATGTCATTCCATGCAACGAATATCAGAAATACCTTCAACTTCCCCAGAAGAAGGTTGTGGAG GTACTTTTGGAGATTGTGGGTATAAAAAATATACCAGCAGGGCATAAGGGCAATCTATCTGTCTTTTTTAGTAAGAGCCAGCCAGATTCATTCTTCAAAACAAGGAGGGTATTGAATATTTCAGCTGAGTCTGGGCAGAAACAGGTCGCTGCCTTTCAGTGTGAACCGACTGAGAAGCTGGTGTTTGCACTCAAGTCCCGTTCTCCATCCCACCTGCCCATATCAAGGGCGCCCAAAACCATGGGAACAACTTCAATCTCTCTGCAAGACTTGCTGGAACCCATCTCTAAGCTGTCAGTGGATAAATGGTTTGAGTTGGCACCCAGTTCGGGCCATGTGGACTCTAAGCCAATCTCTCTACATATTGCTGCCTCGTTCACTGTCCCAGCCATTGCCCCCCTTGTGTTTCACATGGTCCGGACAAGTTCTTTCTCAGTGAACAACTGTTTCTTCCCCCTTCCTGGAAGGGTTCAACCGCTTAGAGGCTGGACGTGTGTTGTGGATGACGCAGGCAATGAGCTCATGAGCATCCAGATGAG GAATTCAGAGAAAACAGGGGCTAGAAACAACCATACTTCGAAGAGAGAGGTTGTTGGTGTAATAGGATGGCCTGGGGAAACATACGTGCTAGCTGAGTCTGTAGGAACAGGGTGGGCTTTGTTTGATTCTTCCCTTCATCTTGAGAAGAAGTCCAGCCAAGATGGCCATATTTTTGAGCTCAGGGGTTACCAAATG GTTAAGCTTTTCCGCGGTAGAAAGCTGGACTATGAACCCAGATGCTGTCACCAGGAGAAACCCGAACAGGACTTCATGACTGCAGTCAGATTCTCAACAGGAGATCCATATGGCAAGGCTGTTGCATTGTTTAACTTGAAATCTGGCCTAATCAAG GTCAATGAAGAATGGTTTGCAATGCCCAGTATCGTGTTGTCATTCATACTCTCGGACATTCTGAGGAAGGAAGGATACAATGGTTTTGTCGCTGCTGGAGAAGCAAGTTTCAAGGAGATAGCCGGTCTAGATGAGGAAGCCAACGGCAGCAATATTGGAGGCAAAGACTTGCATGATTCTGACTCTGCCACAGAAGTGGCAGTGGCTGAAAAAGGCAGTGGTTGTGGAGTAGGCTGTGGAAGCGGTTGCGGAAACGATATAAAGAGCAGCGGGTGTGACAGGCATGTTAGTGGGAATGGAAATGATATTAAGAGCAGTGGATGCGGTGGGTGTGGTGTTGTGTCCAGAGATGATATTAAGACGGCTGACCCTGTAGTAATTGGTGGTGGGAATGGAGGGTGCAGTGACTGTGGAGTTGATAATACAAGCAGCGACTCTATGGTTAGGAGTGGGGGATGCGGTGGGTGCGGTGCTGGGTACGGAAATGATATTAAGAGTGCCGGAGGTATAGTAATTAATGCTGGTAGCGGAAATGGTATTAAGAGCAGTGGATGTGGCGGGTGTGGTGTTGTGTCCGGAGATTATATTAAGATGGCCAAGTCTGAAGTAGCTAGTGGTGGGTGTGGAGGGTGCAGTGACTGTGGAGTTGATATTACAAGCAGTGACTCTGCGGTAAGGAGTGGTGAGTGTGGCTCTGGGTGCGGTCAATGTGGAGTTGATATTATGAGCAGCGACTCTGTGGTAAGGAGTGGTGAGCATGGCTCTGGGTGCGGTCAATGTGGAGTACAGAGTGGAGGATGCGGTGGGTGTGGTGGAGGTGGTGGGTGTGGCGGAGGTGGTGGGTGTAGCGGCGGGTGTGGTGGAGGTGGCGGTTGCCGCAATGGCCTAGCAATGAGTAAGAATGCCAATTCTGGGACCTTAAGCATCGAACCATAA
- the LOC131228514 gene encoding glycine-rich domain-containing protein 2-like isoform X2 yields the protein MDEAQELEWLEAQKIVVSIDLKAAAKKQLQFLAAVDRNRCLYDGPILNRAIYRYKNCWLPLLVKHAESEVPLVVPLDCEWIWHCHRLNPVQYKTDCEKFYGRILDNCNVVSVVEGTSKQKTAEIWSSLYPEEPYELAFNITFSEGGAEKFSESVENIKYDLVSAVRRQRVFFYQVSRPSMHDDCFLEGAVARYKGFLHLIKRNAERSVKHFCVPTYDIDLIWHSHQLQPVSYCKDLVEALGKVLEHDDTDSDRTKGKKLDTGFSGTTKQWEETFGRRYWRAGAMYRGSAPSPVTVGPWPMNGVGKNVIPCNEYQKYLQLPQKKVVEVLLEIVGIKNIPAGHKGNLSVFFSKSQPDSFFKTRRVLNISAESGQKQVAAFQCEPTEKLVFALKSRSPSHLPISRAPKTMGTTSISLQDLLEPISKLSVDKWFELAPSSGHVDSKPISLHIAASFTVPAIAPLVFHMVRTSSFSVNNCFFPLPGRVQPLRGWTCVVDDAGNELMSIQMRNSEKTGARNNHTSKREVVGVIGWPGETYVLAESVGTGWALFDSSLHLEKKSSQDGHIFELRGYQMVKLFRGRKLDYEPRCCHQEKPEQDFMTAVRFSTGDPYGKAVALFNLKSGLIKVNEEWFAMPSIVLSFILSDILRKEGYNGFVAAGEASFKEIAGLDEEANGSNIGGKDLHDSDSATEVAVAEKGSGCGVGCGSGCGNDIKSSGCDRHVSGNGNDIKSSGCGGCGVVSRDDIKTADPVVIGGGNGGCSDCGVDNTSSDSMVRSGGCGGCGAGYGNDIKSAGGIVINAGSGNGIKSSGCGGCGVVSGDYIKMAKSEVASGGCGGCSDCGVDITSSDSAVRSGECGSGCGQCGVDIMSSDSVVRSGEHGSGCGQCGVQSGGCGGCGGGGGCGGGGGCRNGLAMSKNANSGTLSIEP from the exons ATGGACGAGGCGCAAGAATTAGAATGGCTTGAAGCCCAGAAGATTGTTGTTAGCATCGACCTGAAAGCTGCAGCAAAAAAGCAGCTACAGTTTCTTGCAGCTGTTGATCGGAACCGCTGTCTCTATGACGGCCCTATACTAAACAGGGCAATTTATAG GTACAAGAATTGTTGGCTTCCTTTGCTTGTAAAACATGCTGAATCAGAAGTCCCTCTGGTTGTGCCCCTTGATTGTGAATGGATATGGCACTGTCACAGGCTTAATCCG GTACAATACAAAACAGACTGTGAGAAGTTTTATGGGAGGATCCTTGACAACTGCAATGTTGTATCAGTTGTTGAAGGGACTTCCAAGCAGAAAACGGCAGAAATTTGGAGCAGTCTATATCCAGAAGAGCCATATGAGCTTGCCTTCAACATTACTTTCTCAGAAGGTGGTGCTGAAAAGTTTTCTGAATCTGTAGAAAACATCAAATATGACCTGGTTTCAGCAGTTAGAAGGCAGAGAGTCTTCTTTTATCAG GTATCAAGACCCAGCATGCATGATGATTGTTTTCTTGAAGGAGCTGTGGCCAGATATAAAGGGTTTCTACATCTAATCAAGAGAAATGCAGAGAGATCCGTGAAACACTTTTGTGTGCCAACTTATGATATTGATCTTATTTGGCATTCTCACCAATTGCAGCCCGTCTCCTACTGCAAGGACCTGGTAGAAGCACTCGGGAAGGTATTAGAACATGATGATACAGACTCTGACAGAACCAAAGGAAAGAAGCTTGATACTGGATTTTCTGGaactaccaagcaatgggaagaGACATTTGGGCGGAGATACTGGAGGGCAGGGGCAATGTACAGAGGCAGTGCTCCATCTCCTGTCACTGTTGGTCCTTGGCCAATGAATGGTGTGGGCAAGAATGTCATTCCATGCAACGAATATCAGAAATACCTTCAACTTCCCCAGAAGAAGGTTGTGGAG GTACTTTTGGAGATTGTGGGTATAAAAAATATACCAGCAGGGCATAAGGGCAATCTATCTGTCTTTTTTAGTAAGAGCCAGCCAGATTCATTCTTCAAAACAAGGAGGGTATTGAATATTTCAGCTGAGTCTGGGCAGAAACAGGTCGCTGCCTTTCAGTGTGAACCGACTGAGAAGCTGGTGTTTGCACTCAAGTCCCGTTCTCCATCCCACCTGCCCATATCAAGGGCGCCCAAAACCATGGGAACAACTTCAATCTCTCTGCAAGACTTGCTGGAACCCATCTCTAAGCTGTCAGTGGATAAATGGTTTGAGTTGGCACCCAGTTCGGGCCATGTGGACTCTAAGCCAATCTCTCTACATATTGCTGCCTCGTTCACTGTCCCAGCCATTGCCCCCCTTGTGTTTCACATGGTCCGGACAAGTTCTTTCTCAGTGAACAACTGTTTCTTCCCCCTTCCTGGAAGGGTTCAACCGCTTAGAGGCTGGACGTGTGTTGTGGATGACGCAGGCAATGAGCTCATGAGCATCCAGATGAG GAATTCAGAGAAAACAGGGGCTAGAAACAACCATACTTCGAAGAGAGAGGTTGTTGGTGTAATAGGATGGCCTGGGGAAACATACGTGCTAGCTGAGTCTGTAGGAACAGGGTGGGCTTTGTTTGATTCTTCCCTTCATCTTGAGAAGAAGTCCAGCCAAGATGGCCATATTTTTGAGCTCAGGGGTTACCAAATG GTTAAGCTTTTCCGCGGTAGAAAGCTGGACTATGAACCCAGATGCTGTCACCAGGAGAAACCCGAACAGGACTTCATGACTGCAGTCAGATTCTCAACAGGAGATCCATATGGCAAGGCTGTTGCATTGTTTAACTTGAAATCTGGCCTAATCAAG GTCAATGAAGAATGGTTTGCAATGCCCAGTATCGTGTTGTCATTCATACTCTCGGACATTCTGAGGAAGGAAGGATACAATGGTTTTGTCGCTGCTGGAGAAGCAAGTTTCAAGGAGATAGCCGGTCTAGATGAGGAAGCCAACGGCAGCAATATTGGAGGCAAAGACTTGCATGATTCTGACTCTGCCACAGAAGTGGCAGTGGCTGAAAAAGGCAGTGGTTGTGGAGTAGGCTGTGGAAGCGGTTGCGGAAACGATATAAAGAGCAGCGGGTGTGACAGGCATGTTAGTGGGAATGGAAATGATATTAAGAGCAGTGGATGCGGTGGGTGTGGTGTTGTGTCCAGAGATGATATTAAGACGGCTGACCCTGTAGTAATTGGTGGTGGGAATGGAGGGTGCAGTGACTGTGGAGTTGATAATACAAGCAGCGACTCTATGGTTAGGAGTGGGGGATGCGGTGGGTGCGGTGCTGGGTACGGAAATGATATTAAGAGTGCCGGAGGTATAGTAATTAATGCTGGTAGCGGAAATGGTATTAAGAGCAGTGGATGTGGCGGGTGTGGTGTTGTGTCCGGAGATTATATTAAGATGGCCAAGTCTGAAGTAGCTAGTGGTGGGTGTGGAGGGTGCAGTGACTGTGGAGTTGATATTACAAGCAGTGACTCTGCGGTAAGGAGTGGTGAGTGTGGCTCTGGGTGCGGTCAATGTGGAGTTGATATTATGAGCAGCGACTCTGTGGTAAGGAGTGGTGAGCATGGCTCTGGGTGCGGTCAATGTGGAGTACAGAGTGGAGGATGCGGTGGGTGTGGTGGAGGTGGTGGGTGTGGCGGAG GTGGCGGTTGCCGCAATGGCCTAGCAATGAGTAAGAATGCCAATTCTGGGACCTTAAGCATCGAACCATAA